A stretch of DNA from Cytobacillus luteolus:
TTTGAACAATCAAAAACGTAATATTAAGTCTAGGAAGTGATGTATTGCTAAGGATCCCATTTGATAATAAACAAAAAAGTATATATCTGTTACTTATTGCTCTTTTCACATTCGGGTGGTTAATTAAAACACTAATTTTCATTAGAGAAATGGAAATGGAACCACATATCCTCCTTCTGTTATTATCCTCGTTGAGTATAGGATTAGTAACAGTAGGCTTGTTATCAAATCATAAGTTCACAAATTATATGGCTGCCATTTTTTATATTTTAGTTTCATGCCTACATTATGCAGACGTTGTATATCAAAGGTATTATCATGCGATCTTACGAATTGAATTGGTGGCAGTAGCGGGACAATTAAGAACGGTTCATGATTCTGTTCTTTCGTTGTTAACCTGGAGTGATGTTGTATATTTCATTGATATTCCGATTCTCCTGCTTATTTTATTCTTAATAAAGCGGCCAGTCGTGAAAACAAAGCGTTATATGTTACTTCCAGGAATTCTCCTGCTACTTGTAATTTCTTTTACTTCTTTTAAATTTACCTACTCGGACCAATATAAAGTATCCTTAACAGGGGTGGTACCAGCCCATGTAAATGATGTCTTTAGAACACTTTATGATAAATTTTATATAGCAGAAACATTCCTTAAAGGGGAAACACTGAAAGAGGTAAGGGGAGCGCTTGAACAAAAGTTCGAAGAACAAAAGAGTTTGCCGGAATTCGGGAAGTATAAAGGGAAAAATTTAATTGTTGTGCAAGCCGAATCTCTTAACACCTTTCCGGTGGGTCTGAAGATTGAAGGAGAATCAATCACACCTAATATAGATGAATTGATAAACACAAGTCATTACTACCCCAATACCTTCTTACAAATTGGAAGAGGGAACACATCTGATGCGGAATTTGTAGCCAATAATTCTTTATACCCTATGAGTCATCTAGGTGTATATAAGCGATATCCAGACAATCACTATTTGTCTTTGGGAAATGTACTAAAGGAAAATGGGTACTCGACAAGTGCGACACATGGTAACCTCCCTGAGTTTTGGAATCGCCTCGCTGCTTACGATGCCCAGGGATATGAAGAGTTTTACCATAGTGAACACTCTAGCATTCGTTCAGATGAGATAATAGGATTGGGAATCTCTGACGAGAGCATGTTTACCCAAATGATTGACATTTATAAGCAAGAACAAAAGCCCTTTTATAATTTTTTTGTTACATTAACCTTGCATCGTCCTTTTATTTTACCTGAACAATATCAATACCTTCAATTACCCGGACACTTTGAAGATACTCCTACAGGAAACTACTTGCAAAGTGTACGCTATTTTGATGAGGCTCTAGGTATATTTATTGAAAAACTTAAAGAAGAAGGCTTATGGGATGAAACAATTTTCGTCATGTATGGTGACCATTATGGACCAGTGCCAAGTGATGCTGAAGAAATCTATGATTTAACAGGAGTTGTCTTTGATAAAAAGGAAAGCTTTAAAGTACCACTCATTATTCATCATCCAGGTCAAACGGAAGGTGAATTACACACATCAGTTGGAAGCCAAATGGATATTTATCCAACACTTTCTGTATTGCTCGGAATCAACCAACCACTAATACAACTAGGAACAAGTTTAGATGCGAATAAAGAGAAAATCGTTGGCTTTGCTTATGAAACAACAAAATATAGCTTTTACTCAGATGACTTTGATTATCTAGCTTCACATGACGGTGTGTTTGAACATGGTGTCTGTATAGACAATACTTCCAATTCAGAGATAGATGTAAGCTATTGTAGGGAAGGTTATGACAAAGTGCTGCAGGATATACGTCTCTCAGGAACACTTCTCAAACATAACTTTATAACGAAAATATTTGAATAGATGTTGTTTTAAAAAAGAAACCACCCGATATCAATGATCTGCATAATTAGAAGTGCAGTTCATTGACCGAGGTGGTTTTTTATTGGTTAGAAACATTGCAATCGTGTGATTGCGGCAACCATATAGTAAATGTTGTACCTTTTCCTTTTTCACTTTCTGCGTTTATTCTTCCCTTATGCAACTCTATCAAATTGTAGCTCATAGATAATCCTAGACCTAAGCCATATTTTTTAGTCGAATAAAAGGGAGTAGATAGTTTTTCTAACATATCTTTATCCATACCTATTCCATCATCACTTATTATTACTTCAATCCCGTTTTCAAGTTTACTCTGCTGGATAACAATTGATATGTTCCCATTAAAGTCCACAGCTTCAAAGGAATTCTGAAGAATATTTAAAAAGACCTGTTTTATTTTATCCTTGTCGATATAAACTTTATCTTTATAAAGAGCTTGGTAATGAATCTTTATGTTTTTACTTCTCCATTCATTTTCCATTAACGTCAAAATATCTTCAATTAGTTCATTTATGCCAACACTAGTCTTTACGATTTCTTTTTGTTCAGGTTTAGCCATCATTACAAATTGCTGAACTAGATTTTTTATTCTTTCTAATTCACTGAAGATGATTCTGAAATATTCATTTTGTCTATGGTCATCTGTTTTTAAATTTCTTTTAAGTAAATCTAATAACCCTATGATTGACGTGAGGGGATTTCTAATTTCATGAGCAAGTCCCGCACTTATTTTTCCTATTGCTGATAATTTCTCACTTACCATCAGTTGTCTTTCTAATTCTAATCTTTCTGTAATATCTCTAAACTGACCAAATACACCAATGATTTGGTTGGATTCATCATAGATTGGAAAAGAGTCAAACATAAAAATCCTTTTTGAGATCGATATTTCAATGTTTTCATACTTTTTTTTGTTTCGTAAAACAGTGCCCATATATTCGCCAATAACCATTAACTCAGTAACTGGACGATTGAGGATATCTTCTTTTTTACAGGCTAAAGTTGTCTCAGCATAAGGATTTATCTCAACTATTTTTCCTGCATCATTCGTTATAATGATCCCGTTTCGGCTGTTCTCAATCAATACCTGATTCAAAACTAATAATTTCTTATTCTGCTTCTTTACTTCAACCTCACGTTCAATGGAATCTACAGCAGACCGCAGTAATCCCAAATGGAAAGCACTTGACTGTTGCAAGGCCATCATGACCGAAATCGTCCCACTTATCTTATCTGAAGAATAAAATGGTACAGAAAAACAAGCACTTTCGTGTAAATAATGAAAGAAATGATCTGTTCCAAAGAGTTGTACAGGTTCCCTCATTTTTAGTGCCATTTCAATACTGTTGGTTCCTGCTTCGTCTTCCTTTAGTTTAATTCCGGTGGTTAAGCCTAATGATTCAATCTGACCTTTTATGGTCTCATCTCCGTAAATTTCTATAATATATCCTTCATGATTAGTAATAACGATCAAAACAGCTGTCCCAGCTAAATCAGATATTAATTTTGTCATAAATTTTCTTGCTACAGAAGTAATATCTTCAATCTCACCCTTCTTTTGCTCGAGCATACTTTTGGTAAGCTTTTCTTTAGGGGCAGAAAATTCATAAGGATTCAATTGGTGTTCAAAAAGACATCTTTTATGTGAATTCATGATATATGTTTCTCTAGATTCTCTCATCATTATAATCCCTATCTTCAAAAGTATTTGTAAGTAAGTTAATCAATTCAGATTATGATACTTTAATTTTAAAGGATAGTAAGATGCTTGTATATTGCTAATGTAACCCATTTATAATAACTTCCAAAGATAGATTAAACGTTTTTATGGAAATAGATAGTAAATATAATATAAGATATTACTAGAAACGAATATCTATAAACTGAAAGGTAAAATAACTATTATGAATAAATTAGTAAAAGAAGTGTTTGATTGGGTAAAAAGTATTCTTATAGCAGTTATAGTCATCTTCCTAATTTCCACTTTTATCACACAACATTACGCAGTCAATGGGGAGTCTATGGAACCAACTCTTGAAGGTAATGAGCCTAATCAGGATAGAGTATTGATTAATAAACTTGCTAAGCCAGATTATGGTGATATCGTGATCGTGGATAGTCGGCTTGAGAGAGAGAGGTCATTGAAAGATGAGATAATAGACAATCCTCTCGTGAAGCTTTTTAATGACAATAGCACAGAAACTAGTTTTTGGATTAAAAGAGTGATTGGCTTACCAGGTGACCTTATTGAAAGTAGAAATGGAAGTATCTATCGAAATGGAGAGAAATTGGAAGAGTCGTTTATATTAGAAGAGATGACGATTTCCTTTGAACCGGTAGTTGTACCTAAAGATGCCATATACCTTATGGGTGACAACAGGAATAATAGCCTCGATAGCACAGAAGTGGGACCATTCCCTATTTCAAATATTATAGGAGAGGTATATATTAGATTTTATCCTTTTAGTAGATTTGGATTGTTTTAAGCAACTTTAAATTGTATATCAACAAAAGGAGTTTTTACCCGCAACAATTTGCGGTAAAACGAAATGCGGATTTCGGTGCTAGGTCAGAT
This window harbors:
- a CDS encoding LTA synthase family protein: MLRIPFDNKQKSIYLLLIALFTFGWLIKTLIFIREMEMEPHILLLLLSSLSIGLVTVGLLSNHKFTNYMAAIFYILVSCLHYADVVYQRYYHAILRIELVAVAGQLRTVHDSVLSLLTWSDVVYFIDIPILLLILFLIKRPVVKTKRYMLLPGILLLLVISFTSFKFTYSDQYKVSLTGVVPAHVNDVFRTLYDKFYIAETFLKGETLKEVRGALEQKFEEQKSLPEFGKYKGKNLIVVQAESLNTFPVGLKIEGESITPNIDELINTSHYYPNTFLQIGRGNTSDAEFVANNSLYPMSHLGVYKRYPDNHYLSLGNVLKENGYSTSATHGNLPEFWNRLAAYDAQGYEEFYHSEHSSIRSDEIIGLGISDESMFTQMIDIYKQEQKPFYNFFVTLTLHRPFILPEQYQYLQLPGHFEDTPTGNYLQSVRYFDEALGIFIEKLKEEGLWDETIFVMYGDHYGPVPSDAEEIYDLTGVVFDKKESFKVPLIIHHPGQTEGELHTSVGSQMDIYPTLSVLLGINQPLIQLGTSLDANKEKIVGFAYETTKYSFYSDDFDYLASHDGVFEHGVCIDNTSNSEIDVSYCREGYDKVLQDIRLSGTLLKHNFITKIFE
- a CDS encoding ATP-binding protein, which encodes MRESRETYIMNSHKRCLFEHQLNPYEFSAPKEKLTKSMLEQKKGEIEDITSVARKFMTKLISDLAGTAVLIVITNHEGYIIEIYGDETIKGQIESLGLTTGIKLKEDEAGTNSIEMALKMREPVQLFGTDHFFHYLHESACFSVPFYSSDKISGTISVMMALQQSSAFHLGLLRSAVDSIEREVEVKKQNKKLLVLNQVLIENSRNGIIITNDAGKIVEINPYAETTLACKKEDILNRPVTELMVIGEYMGTVLRNKKKYENIEISISKRIFMFDSFPIYDESNQIIGVFGQFRDITERLELERQLMVSEKLSAIGKISAGLAHEIRNPLTSIIGLLDLLKRNLKTDDHRQNEYFRIIFSELERIKNLVQQFVMMAKPEQKEIVKTSVGINELIEDILTLMENEWRSKNIKIHYQALYKDKVYIDKDKIKQVFLNILQNSFEAVDFNGNISIVIQQSKLENGIEVIISDDGIGMDKDMLEKLSTPFYSTKKYGLGLGLSMSYNLIELHKGRINAESEKGKGTTFTIWLPQSHDCNVSNQ
- the lepB gene encoding signal peptidase I; this encodes MNKLVKEVFDWVKSILIAVIVIFLISTFITQHYAVNGESMEPTLEGNEPNQDRVLINKLAKPDYGDIVIVDSRLERERSLKDEIIDNPLVKLFNDNSTETSFWIKRVIGLPGDLIESRNGSIYRNGEKLEESFILEEMTISFEPVVVPKDAIYLMGDNRNNSLDSTEVGPFPISNIIGEVYIRFYPFSRFGLF